The DNA sequence aaaaaaaaaaacaccaattaCTGAGATTTTTATCCTGTTGGAtagaactgaagaaaaatattgagCTGTATGTTTTTCAGATTTCCAAAGTTTTTCAAAGGTGATAAGGTGATAGTACCTCTGCAAGCACAGGCCATGAACATTTCACCGGCTGTTGTTCAAAAGGTGAATGTAATGTACAATCATACAGAAAATGATCTCTTTTACTCTTCATCTGAGATCCATAAGGGAGattgtattaaaataattgaatgtaTCTCATATTGAAAAAAACAGCTGGTAAGAACCACTTCTGTAATGGCAAAGTAATGACCCTCCAATATCTACTCCTTCACATAAGCAATAAGATAACTGGCAAAGATGATTACAATTGATATGTTCCAATTCCTAAAATCGGGAATTAAAGAGGAAACATTACTACTGACTTTCAAATCTTTGTAAAGATCATAAGGCAATATTTTGAATAGTTGTAGGCCAACAAACTTGATAACatagataaaatgaacaaattcctagacagACACTATGTTACACAGATAATTGTGCCCAAAGATATGTCCATGTTCTAGTATCAGCTTATATGGAAAAGTTtatgcagatataattaagaacTTTAAAATGAGGAGATCATCCTTAATTATCCCAATGGGTACTAAATGTCATGGAAAACATCTTTATGAGAGGCGGAAAGGGGTCACACACACATAGATTACCAAAGCAGGAGATGTGAAGACAGAAGCAGTGACTGGAGTGATGTGGTCATAAGCCAATGGATGCCAACAGCCACCAATAATTTGGCAAACACTCTGGTAACGCCACAGAAAGTTATACATACAGTTACAATATAATAGATCATTTCCACTCTCAGTTCTATGTATGAGATAATTGAACACAGCCCATACAAAATCTTGTACACAGATTTTCatagcatcattcacaatagtctaaaaatggaaacaacccaaattatAAACTGATAAacggataagcaaaatgtggtacatacatgcGATAAAACGCTATTCGCCCATAAAAAGCTGCGATTAGACACCCCAGACTGAGATTCTATATATAGAATCTCTATATATGCTACTACATGGATAAACCTTTAAAACATTCtgtttaataaaagaaatcagaCACAATAGGTCACAGtttgtatgatttcagttataTAGAATGTCTAGAAAGGGCAATTCTGTAGAGAAAAAAGCACATTAGTGTTGAGCAGTGGGGGGAGGAGGGGCAAAGGAAGTCTGCTAATGGGTAAGCGGTTTCTTTAAgtggtaatgaaaatattctgaaattaatgGTGATGGGTGCAAAATATTGTGAATATAAAAACCAGTGATTTCTGGTTTTCACTTcaaaacataaagagaaaaatctaaaaagaagacatctgATTGGATGGTGATTTCACAATTGCAAATAGAATCTGTCCTTTTTAGCtcttagaaaagaataaaattattccaCAACAAACTCAAGGCaggacttctttctctttctgagaaTCTAGAGTTCAGGTTATTATATAGAGTTCAAGTATTATTCAGAGAACTGTTGTGAAGTGGGTTTGTCCTGTTCCCAAAACTTATAGTCGCAGCGCAAACAGCAGACAAGCTGGGCTGCTCTGGACAGGCCTTGGGATACAGAGATGATGCACCTGGCCGCCAACACTTGTTAAAGTCCTACTGtaacaagcaaaacaaacaaacaaaagcacatAGTATGCCTACTcacaaactttatttaaaaaattcccaaAGGAACATAAAACTCGATTCTACTCTCCAAATCATCTCCTGGAGTACCGAATTGCAGGAGCAGGCGAGGAATGTGGGGAGGAGCATTATTTTACCTGGAATTTGGGAGTCAGTCCCCAGCGGCCTGCGACACAGGGGAGGAAGGCCCTCTCCAAGTTCTTCTTCCTCGTATTTCTTCTGACTCCGGGTGATCCAGAAGACAGAGCGAAACACCTGAGGCGACAGCCCACCAATTGGTCGCCGCTGCGCATAGGCAATGAGAGGAGGGTTGGCGTTCTCCCTCCACCTGTGCAAGACTCCAGATGGGGGAGGAGCCTTATCCAGCTTTACATCAGATACAAATCCTGGATAGTGCATAAGACGTTCCCTCGCCAAATGGAGCCACAGCCCGGGGCCTGCAGTCCAGGCGCGCATCTCAGGGAGGGCCCTGTGTCCTGCGCGGACCTGTCCTGCGGCGGCTCCCCTGGGTTGAGCTAAGCGTCCTTCTACCCAGGCAGCTCTGCTGAGCCCTGGGACGGCAGCTGGGCTACACCCGCTGCGGCTCCCCGGAGGTCTCGCAgccccagggccagggccagaggaagcccccaccacccccaaatCCCGGCCCACGGAGCTCCCCCTGAAGCCAGAGGTGCGACGCGTGGAGGGCGGGGCAGGACCAGGGCCCAGGACACCCGGGTCCGTCCCTGAGGACAGCAAGGAGGGAGGCCAAGCGCGGTGCAGCCTGGGACGCGGCCCTTGCCGCATCTGAGGGGCTGGGCCCGCCCCTTCCTGGAGGCCTGCACTCGCCCTGGCTCTGGTCCCCTCCAAGGGCAGCCTGGACACAGTCCTCTGTGACCTGAGCCCGGGCGCAGGAATCCGGGGTCCCCTGCGCGGCGACTCCCTGGAGGTTTTATTCCGGGGATTCCGGGGTCCTGCAAGTGGTGGTGGAGGAAAGTGGAGATGTGGGCCTGGTCTGTGAAAGCATTGTCAGATGTGGAGGGAGAGCCGGCAAGAAAGAGGGGCTTTGACAGATCCCAGCCCAGGTCCTGTGGGTCTCCAGAAGGGGCATGGAGTCCTTGCGTGGCAATGGCCTTGTGCACAGCTGTGGGGCGCCGTTTCAAAGGCCCTGGGGAATGAGACCCACAAG is a window from the Rhinopithecus roxellana isolate Shanxi Qingling chromosome 3, ASM756505v1, whole genome shotgun sequence genome containing:
- the LOC115896341 gene encoding splicing factor, proline- and glutamine-rich-like, giving the protein MAVHLSGMMGDAFRPGPHLHFPPPPLAGPRNPRNKTSRESPRRGPRIPAPGLRSQRTVSRLPLEGTRARASAGLQEGAGPAPQMRQGPRPRLHRAWPPSLLSSGTDPGVLGPGPAPPSTRRTSGFRGSSVGRDLGVVGASSGPGPGAARPPGSRSGCSPAAVPGLSRAAWVEGRLAQPRGAAAGQVRAGHRALPEMRAWTAGPGLWLHLARERLMHYPGFVSDVKLDKAPPPSGVLHRWRENANPPLIAYAQRRPIGGLSPQVFRSVFWITRSQKKYEEEELGEGLPPLCRRPLGTDSQIPGEFGTAGWICHLILRKASIIYDRPQEDS